Genomic segment of Arachis hypogaea cultivar Tifrunner chromosome 11, arahy.Tifrunner.gnm2.J5K5, whole genome shotgun sequence:
ATAGTGCCGGGCTTGGTTGTAGGCGGGCTGCCgcttattggcagccacgacccgGCTGACTTCTTCGTCATTGATGTATTCTTTGGCCACGCACTGGATCTCTTGCATTGTCCAAACGGGCTTTGTGGTAAGGTGTTTCCTAAAGTCCTCATTCGAGAGCCCGTTCGTCAAGCATAGACTTGCCACCGAGTCCGTTAGACCGTCAATTTCCAAGCACTCGTCATTGAAACGGTCCAGGTATTTCCCGGTCGGCTCTCCAGGTCTCTGTGTCACCCCTAGCAAATTGATTGGGTGTTTGGCTTTGACAATCCTAGTCGTGAATTGAGCCAAGAAGGCGTGGCTGATGTCGGAGAATTGAGTCACCGAGCCCTGCGGGAGGTTGTTGAACCACCGTATCGCCGGGCCCGCCAGGGTGACCGGGAAGGCGCGACATCTGACCTCGTCTCCTACCTCTTccaggttcattctggcctcaaaggccgtcaaGTGTTCCAGGGGATCTTGTGTTCCATCATACTTCATGTCTGTTGGCTTGTCGAAGTATTTCGGCAGCTGGACCTCGAGTACGGAACGGTGGAAAGGGGTCGCTCCTATTATTACTGGTCCCTGGGTAGTTCTCCCCGGCTCGTCATTCTCCCGACGGCCGTCCTCTTCGCCTCTGTTCGACGCACGCCGTCTCTCGTGTCGGGCGTAAATGATGGGGTCTCGACTTCTTCTTCTGGCTCGTCTCCGTCCCCCCGTGCTCTCCGACTCGTATTGGGGGCTGGGTGAGCGCCTCGAGCGGCTCCTTGAACGGGAACGGGTGGGGCTTCGCTCCGGGGTGCGTTGGTCGCGTTCTCTTTCGGCTAGCCGGCGTTCTAAGTCTTGCATCCTATGGCGCAACTCTTGCATTATCCTGGCGTGGTTGTCGCCAGTTCCTCCGAaggggcgtctttcgtgagtctgcGTCGCATCCCTCGGAGGCGACTTCTGCTGTTGTCAGGTTTCTGTCGAAACGGCGCCTCCCCCAAGCACGGGAGGCGCGGCAGCGCGCCTCCCTGCCGGTCCCAGTCTGGACTAGTACGAAGTCCATAGAcgatccccacagacggcgccaatgttcggtaagtcggttaccggacggttcgggtcagGACCCGGGGTGAAGGAAAGGGCTCGTCTGGTCACGGTCTTCCAGTCCGGGCTGGGGAGATCCCGAGCACGTCGTGTGAGAGAagagggggggtgccacctgcaaagacactccgacgctcttgtcagaatatgtgcaggcgaAATGAGGGTGGTGTAGGGATGTGACttacctcgggggaagagccattcttccccttatatacatgtcagtccTGGGCCCCTCTGGAGGTCAGGCCCATATTTTCAGGGACGCTGTCCCATAGCTGTGTGTGAGCTGTATGGGACGCGTGTCAGGGTCGGTTGAAGGGCGCGTAGCCGGGCCGGGTGGAGctcgggtcgggttgacccgcAGGAATTCTGGGCTGGGCCGTAACACATCTTAAATGGAGTTCAGAATCATAGCGAATTAATCTTTGATCTATCATACCGGAAAATATCGtgaaatatatataaacaaaatcattttaatTGTTTGGCTTTTTGTCGAACACACAATAAAATCCAACACATTACAATTGATCTGTTGAATTGAAAGGGTAAGTAGCAAACACTAATATTACAGTTGAGAAGATAATTAAGCACAAATAATTAAAGGCAGATACAAAACGAGAAAGAAAGAACAGAAAAGCgggtaaaaaaaaaacagaattaactaactaactaactagaaTCCATTGTCATAAGGAACACCAGTGGATGGAATCCAAGAGTCAGCATCCAAGAGATTGGAAGCAGTGAAACGTTGTGCTTCAGCTGGTCGATGAAGCACTCTAACACCAGGCCACTTCACTCTCCCGTCCGTACCAGCCCCAGGCCCAACATTCCCATACTCCACATACGTAACCCTATCAGTGGGCTGCCCCGGCATCTCTTCCCAGCCCGCGGGCCCAACAATAGAGTCAATAAAGCACTGCAGTATAGCCACCGTTGAGTACGGCCTCCATGGGCGGCCCAAAGTCGCATGCATCTCCGACTTAGCATGCGAAATGGAATCTTCTGGAGACATCGTGAAGTTGCATCTCTGGAAAGTGAAGGCGGAGTTATTGTCATTTGGATCGTCACGTGACTGAGCGGTGAATGTCACGTGATCACGGTATCTGGCGTAGAGCATGCAGTCCTGGAAGACGGCGGCGGCGGCGCCGTAGATGAAGTCGACGGTGCCGTAGATGTCGCAGTTCTTGTAGAACTGCCGGCCGGAAACTGCCCATAGAGTGTCCTGGTAACCGTCGATGGAACATCGGTAGAAGACGGTGTTGTTTGCTTCGTTGCGTACGGCTACTGCTCCGCTTGCTTTTAGACCCGCTGAGTTCACAAATGCTATGCTTTCCGCCATGAACCCTTCTCCATGAATATCTGATCATAGTTACATACGCCAACTCAATCATTTTTCTCTTAAGATTTTAGTGCAAAGAAAATTTGGCTAATGGTTAAAAAAGTTATTTGTTCacttaacatttttttataaaataatatattcaaatataagtttaattttaatgcataaTGTAAAATGTTTTATTCAATATTATAATTACGTTTGTTTTTTTGATGACTACATACGTGTTCAACgtgaaagataattatttttgtgcGTTATGTTGATGCACTGTGTtagtgtaaaatagttttatacgTCTAATTAcgtcaataaaaataactatcgTTTACATTGTTCACATGAATGGTCGTTAAAAAGTTAGATATAATTGTACCATAATATAAAATGTTTTACACTCTCAATCCATCAAAATTAGACTCATATTTATGTTatacaaaatttatatatataaaatgacaaAACCAATATACATATAAATGATTGGATTTTATATAATTAGTATAAGAATTAGTTATATGTTAACTAAAAATCTGTTAATTACGAttctataaatacataataaaatgtgtttttcttctttttgtcaagaaagaagagtaaactccaaaaggtgaTTGGTTACTAgatgattgatttttatttaatatagaaatttgattaaaaacttttaaaaaataaaaaattaataaaattatagaaatcaataaaataatttatttaaaattatgtaaaCATTTTATATTTGAGAATTCAGGACTAAAACgggtttcaattttttgttttttaatttcttttcattttttaacATTATTAGTTAAAGTCTTCAAATctgtttttttttaagataaaagaATGTGTTTATTATAGACATAAAGTTTtacgaatttaattttgatgtactgtacatataaaataatattatacgatgtatttaattacataatgTCACATCattcaaaataattattatttttattataacatcaataatcattcaaaaaaataaatacaattacATGACTGTATAACAAATTTTACACTatcaatatatatcaaaattaaactcaaacttTTACATAATGGAAACTATACTACTTTAAAGTCTATTAACCATGATGATGGCACTATATATAGATCACTGTAGAAGTATAGTTACTATATAAGTAGATCGATCAATAATTCAGCAACTAGCAAGTTGGCAACCAATATCTGATAAGACGAAGTAGGTTACAATTATTTGTGTGGTAGGTTCTCAACTAcccaaatttaaaatacaaaaaagaaaagGTTATCGTTGTTAGGTTAATTCCTTAGTCTAAGGGTAGTTGTTAAGTTGGGGTTGCATGCACTTGTTTTCTATACCTTTAAGTTTGGAGTCAGTAATCTAAGACTAATATACTCGTATGAATAGCTTATCAACTTTTGTGTATATAGATAGATTAGATTGCAATATAAATGTCAATTGATAGATTCTAATAGGACTATAATACAGTAATTATGATAATTATataagtattattaaaattaaattataattttttatattttaaaaaatagtaaaatatataaACATATTAAAATGATCATCTCAATATTCTTTAAACTTTTGGTAGGCGGGTATAACATCCCTCCAAATTACCCTTAGCATTTATACCTCCATTAGACCTACATTATCTTTTTATTGTTACCAAAAAATTAAGGCTTTAAAAACTCAAGATTAAAAGAAGAGGAATTGAATTACTTATTAtcacaaaaccctaaaaatcaaaCTAGGCCTTACAGACACACCTTATCCTCGTTCTAGTATGCGTATACGCCGGTGGTTAATTACAGTagttataatatttcaaaaaatattattaaaattttaacaagtagtatttatacattaaaataaactattaaaatgaatcatcaatatatttgtatttaaatatatatatatattatttaatttatttttaatatatatttatatttaatatatattttatattaataattgattttattgactaattttaatatacatttagtataattatatttaaattaaggtaacgttttttattatttagcaatgcctttaaaaaaatattactaaaaaaagTATTAtcaaactattaaaaaatatttttaattttaacaatacttatataattattataattactaaACATATATACATACTAGAATTTACGATATATTTTTTACTCTCTGAGTGCCATTTTTTTCATGCAAAAATGTTTAATGCATTGATTGCATTCAGATTCTCTTCTAGGTCACTCTCTCTACTAGTATGAGTTCGTCCGTGTATAAGAATCTAAAAATACTGTGTatattgtatattaaaaattagacattatttatatataaatacatatattttataatttaatttatatatatatatatatatatatatataatatatatatatatatatatataccaaaaatcAAATACTAAGAACTTCAATAGGGGATTTTATATATTTGCATAATCCTAAGTGACAGAACGCACATCAATTTGTACCACAAAGTTCAAATTGAATATTCACGTACAGTTATATTCATATGAAAttgataactaaaaattattaaatgataatttagtcaaatttattaaattatttaataatttttaaatatcaacttcacacaaAAATAGTTATATGTAAATTTTCACTGTCTTATTTACATATTGATTTTTTAGGTGGATCATCACATATGCCCCACtatattaaaatattacaaaTAGCAAGCaaagagttgaagaagaagaaggaaggaaaCAATGTAGTATCATAATTAGTAGTTACCCTTTCATGCATGTTTGATTTGGATTTCAAGTCTTCATTCTAATCTCTTCTATCATCAAATAATTGTTGAAGGGGATATGATGGGagcaaataaacaaataaaataaaatgaaaatacatACCTATGGTGGAACCTTGGTAAGCAACTAATTTAGTGTGGCGAGGACCATCTCCAACAAGCTTAATATTGGTCTTGTCATGATGAATAACAACATACTCTTCATAAGTACCAGCTCGAACATGAATGGTGTAAACACTTTGACTCAACTTTGGAGCATTCTTAATTGCTTCACTCACACTTTTGTAATCTCCGTTCCCATCTTTCGATACGATTACACTGCCATCGGAATAACACACTAAACAAACTGAAAGAAACATCGCCACCACCACAACTACTATTTCCCTATTACTCTTGCCTACTGACTCCATCCAactctacacttttttttttttaaatataatttgttttCTCCTACCTATGCCTCTGATCTTGAATGTGTCCCTTATATATACCTGCTGCTTCGATAAAAGCAAAGTAAAGCCACGTTGACTTGTGAAACTCCAATTGATGTGTTTGCTTTgatataatcatataaaaaaaaattaacaaactgAGTTAATTAAACACCTCAAGTTATTATTAATTAGGTTGTGTTTGTTTTTTGGACTTAAAAGattgaaactaaaaaattgaGATTGAAAGACTAGCATTGAGTATTATATTTGgtgattaaaactaaaatttcaatCTCTTCCATATCTCTAGACAGTGAAAAAAGACTGAAATTGCTaggaataaaaattgaaattataataatatttttttaaaaaatattttcattgattacttaactttttaaattttatatctatTCCTAAGTTTCcatatttattttaaactaaatatgatataaaaatataatttaatctaatatattttatatcaaatgcaatacaaaaaattaatttagtttctttttctCAATCTCTATCTCTTCGTCTTTGTTTTTAAATCTCAATTTCTCTACCAAATATTCACAACTTACATAATGACGTTAcatatacatttatttattttttaaattatttaaaaaatattaattatttttttttatataaaggtTACTCAAACAAG
This window contains:
- the LOC112720178 gene encoding pectinesterase, which gives rise to MESVGKSNREIVVVVVAMFLSVCLVCYSDGSVIVSKDGNGDYKSVSEAIKNAPKLSQSVYTIHVRAGTYEEYVVIHHDKTNIKLVGDGPRHTKLVAYQGSTIDIHGEGFMAESIAFVNSAGLKASGAVAVRNEANNTVFYRCSIDGYQDTLWAVSGRQFYKNCDIYGTVDFIYGAAAAVFQDCMLYARYRDHVTFTAQSRDDPNDNNSAFTFQRCNFTMSPEDSISHAKSEMHATLGRPWRPYSTVAILQCFIDSIVGPAGWEEMPGQPTDRVTYVEYGNVGPGAGTDGRVKWPGVRVLHRPAEAQRFTASNLLDADSWIPSTGVPYDNGF